A portion of the Myripristis murdjan chromosome 13, fMyrMur1.1, whole genome shotgun sequence genome contains these proteins:
- the sirt2 gene encoding NAD-dependent protein deacetylase sirtuin-2 isoform X1, which translates to MSEASELPKREEEEDLTPEPEDQSDDSSEEEASGDTDMDFLRNLFSSTLGLGSPEKILDELTLEGVAQYIKSGKCKNIICMVGAGISTSAGIPDFRSPGTGLYANLQKYNLPYPEAIFQIDYFKRHPEPFFALAKELYPGQFKPTVCHYFMKLLKDKGLLRRCYSQNIDTLERVAGLQGEDLIEAHGTFYTSHCVSFCCRKEYNLDWMKEKIFSDDIPRCDKCSSLVKPDIVFFGENLPIRFFTSMKMDFPRCDLLIIMGTSLQVQPFAGLVGRVSKSCPRLLINMEKAGQADPLFGMLGFGGGMDFDSDKAYRDVAHISTCDDGCMALADLLGWKAELEEMVKTEHARIDSQDKKEKASESKGAAAKASSASVAPETKKEE; encoded by the exons ATGTCTGAAGCATCAG AACTTCctaaaagagaggaagaggaggacctTACCCCAGAGCCAGAG GACCAGTCCGACGACAGCAGTGAGGAAGAGGCTTCAGGAGACACGGACA TGGACTTTCTGCGTAACCTCTTCTCCAGCACTCTGGGACTAGGCTCGCCTGAAAAGATCCTGGATGAGCTGACCCTGGAAGGGGTGGCGCAATACATTAAGAGTGGAAAAT GCAAAAACATCATCTGCATGGTGGGAGCAGGAATATCCACGT CCGCTGGGATCCCTGACTTCCGCTCCCCAGGCACTGGACTGTATGCCAACCTGCAGAAATACAACCTGCCCTACCCAGAGGCCATCTTCCAGATCGATTATTTTAAG AGACATCCGGAGCCGTTCTTCGCCTTGGCCAAGGAGCTGTACCCAGGACAGTTTAAG CCAACAGTGTGTCACTACTTCATGAAGCTGCTGAAGGACAAGGGGCTCCTGAGACGCTGCTACTCACAG AATATTGACACTCTGGAGCGTGTGGCCGGGCTGCAGGGAGAGGACCTAATTGAAGCCCATGGGACCTTCTACACGTCCCATTGCGTCAGCTTCTGTTGCCGCAAGGAGTACAACCTGGACTGGATGAAAG AGAAGATCTTCTCTGATGACATCCCCAGGTGTGACAAGTGCAGTAGTCTGGTCAAACCAG ATATCGTCTTCTTTGGAGAGAATCTGCCTATCCGTTTTTTTACCTCAATGAAGATG gaCTTTCCTCGCTGTGACCTTCTCATTATCATGGGAACGTCTCTGCAGGTCCAACCCTTTGCTGGTCTAGTTGGCAG AGTTTCAAAAAGCTGCCCCAGACTGCTCATCAACATGGAGAAGGCAGGACAG GCTGACCCTCTGTTTGGGATGTTGGGTTTTGGCGGAGGGATGGACTTTGACTCAGATAAGGCCTACAG agaCGTGGCCCACATCAGCACTTGTGATGACGGCTGCATGGCTCTAGCCGACCTGCTGGGATGGAAG GCGGAGCTGGAAGAAATGGTGAAGACAGAGCACGCCAGGATTGACAGTCAGGACAAGAAAGAAAAGGCCAGTGAGAGTAAAGGAGCTGCCGCAAAGGCGAGCTCTGCATCGGTGGCACCGGAGACTAAAAAGGAGGAGTAA
- the dmac2 gene encoding distal membrane-arm assembly complex protein 2 — protein sequence MAAPLVSLQRCCTRAALLLVARRPCSSSPVAPPPPYRRLLLYLTQRFYDIEMLFSWTSSLRNRRLRKRNAYFGYTLRFYGPNVAAAYYILSLKGGFRYAGQTEWFRTDQRGNFSWDFINHKDSPLEEVDMSHTDINYTGLGNLEGQRSLRSLSLRGCTEVDDWFLSRLHVFQDSLEELDISHCPGITTGGLVALRNLKGLRRLDVSSLSRISTPGLVIILLEEMLPHCQITATGYDHSLAQEEEEGREQMEGQR from the exons ATGGCGGCCCCCTTGGTG TCCTTACAGCGATGTTGCACGCGGGCCGCTCTCCTCCTCGTTGCCAGGCGACCGTGCAGCTCCAGCCcggtggccccgccccctccgtaCAGAAGGCTTCTCCTCTACCTCACGCAGCGCTTCTACGACATCGAGATGCTCTTCAGCTGGACCTCCTCCCTCAGGAACAGGAGACTGCGAAAGAGGAACGC TTACTTTGGCTACACTCTGAGGTTTTATGGGCCCAACGTAGCAGCAGCTTACTATATCTTGAGTCTGAAGGGAGGATTTAG GTACGCCGGACAGACAGAGTGGTTCCGCACAGACCAAAGGGGGAATTTCAGCTGGGACTTCATAAATCACAAAGACTCACCCCTGGAGGAAGTAGACATGAGCCACACAGACATCAATTATACTGGGCTGGGGAACCTGG AGGGCCAGCGGTCTCTGCGGAGTTTGTCGTTAAGGGGATGCACTGAGGTGGACGACTGGTTCCTCTCCAGGCTTCATGTGTTCCAAgactctctggaggagctggataTCTCTCACTGTCCAGGCATCACCACAGGCGGCCTGGTCGCACTGAGGAATCTCAA GGGACTGCGACGCCTTGATGTGTCATCCCTCTCCAGGATTTCTACTCCTGGTCTGGTCATCATCCTGCTGGAGGAGATGCTGCCACACTGCCAAATCACTGCCACTGGCTATGATCACAGCCTggcacaggaggaagaggaggggagggagcaaATGGAAGGGCAGAGGTAG
- the sirt2 gene encoding NAD-dependent protein deacetylase sirtuin-2 isoform X2, with protein sequence MDFLRNLFSSTLGLGSPEKILDELTLEGVAQYIKSGKCKNIICMVGAGISTSAGIPDFRSPGTGLYANLQKYNLPYPEAIFQIDYFKRHPEPFFALAKELYPGQFKPTVCHYFMKLLKDKGLLRRCYSQNIDTLERVAGLQGEDLIEAHGTFYTSHCVSFCCRKEYNLDWMKEKIFSDDIPRCDKCSSLVKPDIVFFGENLPIRFFTSMKMDFPRCDLLIIMGTSLQVQPFAGLVGRVSKSCPRLLINMEKAGQADPLFGMLGFGGGMDFDSDKAYRDVAHISTCDDGCMALADLLGWKAELEEMVKTEHARIDSQDKKEKASESKGAAAKASSASVAPETKKEE encoded by the exons A TGGACTTTCTGCGTAACCTCTTCTCCAGCACTCTGGGACTAGGCTCGCCTGAAAAGATCCTGGATGAGCTGACCCTGGAAGGGGTGGCGCAATACATTAAGAGTGGAAAAT GCAAAAACATCATCTGCATGGTGGGAGCAGGAATATCCACGT CCGCTGGGATCCCTGACTTCCGCTCCCCAGGCACTGGACTGTATGCCAACCTGCAGAAATACAACCTGCCCTACCCAGAGGCCATCTTCCAGATCGATTATTTTAAG AGACATCCGGAGCCGTTCTTCGCCTTGGCCAAGGAGCTGTACCCAGGACAGTTTAAG CCAACAGTGTGTCACTACTTCATGAAGCTGCTGAAGGACAAGGGGCTCCTGAGACGCTGCTACTCACAG AATATTGACACTCTGGAGCGTGTGGCCGGGCTGCAGGGAGAGGACCTAATTGAAGCCCATGGGACCTTCTACACGTCCCATTGCGTCAGCTTCTGTTGCCGCAAGGAGTACAACCTGGACTGGATGAAAG AGAAGATCTTCTCTGATGACATCCCCAGGTGTGACAAGTGCAGTAGTCTGGTCAAACCAG ATATCGTCTTCTTTGGAGAGAATCTGCCTATCCGTTTTTTTACCTCAATGAAGATG gaCTTTCCTCGCTGTGACCTTCTCATTATCATGGGAACGTCTCTGCAGGTCCAACCCTTTGCTGGTCTAGTTGGCAG AGTTTCAAAAAGCTGCCCCAGACTGCTCATCAACATGGAGAAGGCAGGACAG GCTGACCCTCTGTTTGGGATGTTGGGTTTTGGCGGAGGGATGGACTTTGACTCAGATAAGGCCTACAG agaCGTGGCCCACATCAGCACTTGTGATGACGGCTGCATGGCTCTAGCCGACCTGCTGGGATGGAAG GCGGAGCTGGAAGAAATGGTGAAGACAGAGCACGCCAGGATTGACAGTCAGGACAAGAAAGAAAAGGCCAGTGAGAGTAAAGGAGCTGCCGCAAAGGCGAGCTCTGCATCGGTGGCACCGGAGACTAAAAAGGAGGAGTAA